The Lycium barbarum isolate Lr01 chromosome 12, ASM1917538v2, whole genome shotgun sequence genome includes a region encoding these proteins:
- the LOC132621368 gene encoding derlin-2.2: MAQAVEEWYKQMPIITRSYLTAAIVTTIGCSLEIISPYNLYLNPKLVVKHYQVWRLITNFLYFRKMDLDFLFHMFFLARYCKLLEENSFRGRTADFFYMLLFGATVLTGIVLVGGMIPYVSESFAKIIFLSNSLTFMMVYVWSKQNPFIHMSFLGLFTFTAAYLPWVLLGFSVLVGASAWVDLLGMIAGHAYYFLEDVYPRMTGRRPLKTPAIIKALFADEPVVVARPANVRFAAPPVDEVPQNLR; the protein is encoded by the exons ATGGCACAAGCTGTGGAAGAATGGTATAAACAGATGCCAATTATTACGCGTTCGTATCTTACTGCTGCAATTGTAACAACTATTGGTTGTTCTCTTGAG ATTATATCTCCATATAACTTGTACCTGAACCCCAAGTTGGTGGTGAAGCATTACCAGGTCTGGCGCCTGATTACAAATTTTCTCTACTTCCGGAAGATGG ACTTGGACTTTCTGTTTCACATGTTTTTCCTAGCTCGGTACTGCAAGCTTCTAGAAGAGAACTCCTTCAGGGGAAGGACTGCAGATTTCTTCTATATGCTCTTGTTTGGTGCCACTGTTTTAACAGGAATTGTTCTTGTCGGGGGGATGATACCTTATGTCTCAGAGTCATTTGCAAAGATCATCTTCCTAAGCAATTCACTGACGTTTATGATG GTTTATGTATGGAGCAAGCAAAATCCGTTTATCCACATGAGTTTTTTGGGTCTCTTTACTTTCACAGCAGCTTACCTCCCATGG GTTCTTTTGGGCTTCTCTGTGCTTGTTGGGGCCAGTGCTTGGGTGGATCTACTG GGAATGATTGCAGGCCATGCTTATTATTTCCTAGAAGATGTCTATCCACGAATGACTGGTCGTAGACCCCTGAAAACACCAGCAATTATCAAAGCATTGTTTGCTGATGAGCCAGTAGTGGTGGCTCGGCCTGCTAATGTTCGCTTTGCTGCTCCTCCTGTTGATGAAGTTCCACAAAACCTGAGATAA